In Daphnia pulicaria isolate SC F1-1A chromosome 9, SC_F0-13Bv2, whole genome shotgun sequence, the genomic stretch AAAAAATGTTAGCACAGCTTATCACTTATCAGTCAAATCACGACACCTCACGCCACACGCAACAACATTTGCGGCCTACACACAGTCATCAAAGTGATCAAAGTAGACAAACAAATGTTAGACAACGACAACGATTATTAACAGCTTACCACGAAGATGACAGGCTCGTGCACACCAGAAGAACCGTAATGACACTGTATGTAAATAACCACTTGTCACCACTGGACTTGGATAGAGGCTGACCGGTTTTCATTCTGCCTATATGTGTGTTAGAATCCTGAAAACTGACCAACACAACTGGAACACCTGAGTGCGACTGAAGCCAAGACTCGAACCAGGGGCTGCGTCTTGGGCAAGTTTCCTTCCCTTGTACGCTTTTTAAAATCCCCAAACTACCCCGGGGCAACAATCAGCCCTGCCGTAAATGTCGCCATAAAACATAACGGTACAGTGAGTATCCTTGTGGGGGTAGCATACTACTTTAATACCTGCTGTATTCCCAACAGGAATTGGGGTCAAAGTGGAAAACTCTGGCGCGTTACCTGTTGCATCTTCGCTATTTTATTTCctggatttttctttcaatattGCTGGCATCGTTGTAAACCAATTGATATGccgattgatttaaaaaacaaacagagaattgaaataaaatttggtggaatgtTTTTTCACTTGACTTTAGAAAATATCAGTTGAAATGAGAGCCTTGAAAAAGTGACAAGAGCTCGTTGTTCCAGCCTGAAAACTTTCTTAATGATGTTTTGTCGTGAAGAAAAGGGTCGACCATTGGAACAAGATAACCTGAAAGATAACGATTTATAGAGGAtgaataaccgtttgcgattattattgcagaaattccgGGACATTCGAATACAACAGGAAATGCgtttatcactttgaattttaCTAGTTACATGGTCTTCAATATCTTTGCTGTGTTTGTGTTGAGTTGTTAGGCAGCTGCAAATATCTGGCAAGTACTACTCTATCTTGTTTAATATTTGACCGGCGAAAATGCAAGTCAATCTATCTTTTCTCTGGGCGTTACCGACTCCCGAAGTCGGCGGGAAATATCCAAACGAGTCAAATATTCAACACGAATAATATACCGACCAGAATTAGGAGTCTAACAGTAACACGACTAACGAGTTTTCATCTACCCAATTTGATCTTGATCCATTGGGGAATTTCCCGCCGATTTCTCGGTACCGCCTCTCTCCACAACGGATGACTTGCATTTTCTCAAATCTAATATCCGCAAATCTCAGAAGACTAACTTTacattttaacattttgttaaaaaagaaagacaatgttaaacattcaaatattttgaatagtTCAACGAGTAACTGGAATAGGATCCGCCATCGCATGACGTTACATTCTACCAAGTTAATTTGTTATTCATGATTCGGCGCAATTTGACATTTtctgttataaaaaaaagagaaaagttctCTTTTACGATTGTTATGGCACGTCATCAACAGATTTCTCCAATTTCTCCTTGTAAAATCATCTGACAGTGTGATggaaaaatcgaaataaaactGCGGTGACGCAATCACAATGCGCTAGATCTTATAACAGTTATTAATTCAGAGATGACGTTCATGAAAGAAATGTATTTCGTCTATGAaattaatagaaataaatgctttttctaaataaatttgaatggcATTATTTTGtggatttaatttgtttccttgttttatttgacgaaattacaaaattttgtGTTGTGCAGTGGTGCGTTACACATATGATgaaacaacaataaaacttAAACAAAGGAAGAGCACATTAATTCGATTTTTTCCTGTCTTTCAATGAAGCTAAATTTTTCTGGAACAGCTTTTCAGTATCGTGCAGGTAATCGAGGGGACCCCAAACCCCGAAACAAGCTGTGAATTTCTGGTGATGGAAATCGTGACGTCTCGGATGTAGAAATTTGAACACATTGTAGCCGCTGTGATCTGATAGAGCCCTTAAAGTCGCCCATGTTAACCAAATCCAAGAGGTGAAAAAGTGGGCGTTCGTGAAAGAAAGGTCCACAGTAGATGGTAAAATGTTGACAATCAGATGGTCTAACGGGTGATTATATAAGAGGCAGTCAAGGCGATTGGAGCCGTCCATTCATGGTGCACTTTTTGAGTCCATTTGTACAGCAGTCGGTGATGGAACATTCTGTAATAGCAGGAATAGATTAAATCATATagagaaaattgaataaaaatgcgATTTCAGTGTTTAAACCTGTGAGCGTAATAAGCAAAGATTTCTTGGAGGGGAATGATAATTGCTAAATCGACAACCAATCGCGTTTATGTCGGCAATTCACGGATTGGTGGAACCCTTCCTGGAAATGTCTTGATGTAATAATACCCAAAGAGAGGGAGAATGGAACGGCCACGATTCATTACATCGATTAAATCCTTCATTTCCGCACATTACTAGAATTCGATAatcattttcttaaatttgtaaaataaattttagaatAAAAGTATCATGTACCGATGTGAGACGTTTCCTGTCAACTGTAACAGTTGGTTGGATTTTGTAACGATTGAGCCATTTGGGCCAGGCGGACATTTCCATGAATAAAAATGCCAATCCGAACGTCCAGTACTAAACAATGTTCCAACCGTTCAACCCTGtttttgaaacaaaagtttagtagaagtattaaaaaatttctgcaTAAATCCcacaaaaaagtcaaatacCATAAACGTAGAGATGGAAAGTGTCATCTCCAACCCAATCGAAAGCTTTCTCCCATAAATGTTGAATCCGCATTCCTATTCCGTCATATCCAAATTTCACGCAATGCTATACACAGCTATGGCAATTAATAAACGAACGTTAGGTAAGAAAATCATGACGTAAGCAATCAACAATGTCCGACAATTGTACACTAAAACGATTACAGTTTACCATAATGATGGAAGTCCCACGCATATTACGAGAAGAACCGTAATGACACCGTAGGTAAATTGCAACTTATCAGCACGGGATTTCGCGGGATTTCGATGGAGGATGACCGGATTTCATCCTGTCAGAGTGTAGAACCTTGTATGACTATGGTAACAGCTCAAATAAAACTCCTTCGTCGAGCTGAAGAAACAACGGAAATCTATACAGGGATATGGCTAACGTTTCCGCATATGAACGTTCAATGTCATTGTTAGCCTTGGGGCATAGCCGGGATAAGAGCAATCTTCTCTTCTTGGCTTTTAGACCATCCCTCACACTTAACACATAACAAGTCCttccccttattttttttaattcgtcgGCTGCCCATCTAGGCATGTGTACATGCTCACGCTTGAATCTCTTGGCTTCCAATAAGAAGGTCCAGGAGAGTATTATTGAGCTGATTTCGGtcttaaagtaattatttgccGGTTTCAAGCAAATTTTAACATTCTCTTGGCTGTGGTAGAGGGGGACTCACTGACTCAGTGTGATGACGAACTATTAGATAAAATAATCccgatccgttcagcggatgTCGAGCGCGGGTGAGAAAACCGCTTTGATCGTTTTTGAGCGGTTCGAATTTAGGGCGAGGGGGCTCTATCGATATTTTAATCACGAATAATTGCTATCGATATTTTAATTATCAAATTgttatcgatatcttaatcaTGAATAATtcgaaaattagtgtcgtctgctttcgttaggattcgaaataaaatcatgataaaatgacaaaaatgtgGCCGTCGTGTTAACTCTCGTGTCGGATCTCTTTATAGAATCGCTTGATACACATTCTTTGCTgtttagcaggtaaataaaaccaaGATTACCAACATATTGATTATGGGAGCTAAAGTAAAAGAATTAGacctgttccaaatttttgaaatgttagttTCTGACTTGCTATTATCATGTATCCATGGCAGTTTCTTTGCACTATTTAACCTTTCCCTTTGCGCAGATCTCCTTGTGCAGATTTTAAACCTGAGCCATCCACTGTAACCACAAGATTTACAAGTCTTTGCTTGTGATGGACCTTTCTTCAGCAACTATCTCAGTCTCATCATCGCTTGGGTGATGATTTCcgttactttgattaacctgctagatatttgaatgattcatgACTTGCATCAATGCAGTGCAACTTGTAAACCTTCAAATCTTCTCTTTGTTTCAACAATTAGGGTTTTCCCTGTTGTcttgttttcaacttttccttaacTTGTTGTTTCATCTGctaatattttttcgtaactgatttaaaatttttttatttaggtaAACAGCATCCTGTTTGATTAAAGAAACTATCCATGTCGGTCGATTATCTCTTCTTtgcctttctttaaatgtcctcgtgtatgcccatgtgagtgtgggtgtattcacgaggactcccATTTTTCCTATCCTGCCTGGTGTGGATTCGACTTTTCTATGGGATGGAACACTTGtggatggatgcctggctgtatttcccaagtttaaaggtaggacaaatgtttctcttttttttctttttgactgattggtggcgttgattataaatcgtgacgtagtacggagtacgattattcctgagctaggccgTTGATTGGATCTCTTACCGTTTTGTTCACTCAGTAAGGATTCATTAAATCTCTCATTTATAGAACAACTGCAGATTAGGCCCTGTTTTTTTACCTCACAAttttgtctgtgggtaaacaaaactattttaattttcacacTAATTTAACACTTCAAGCAAAGTGAGATTTTAACATTTATGGCGTCCGAGTTGTACATTTAAAAATAGGTtacaaattaatttgaatgaataaaagaaattattgcTGGGATTTTTTCTTGGCTTTCAATGAAGCTAAATTTTTCTGGAACAGATTTTCGGCATTGTGCAGGTAATCGAGGGGACCCCAAACCCCAAAACAAGCTGTGAATTTGTGATGATGGAAATCGTGGCGTCTCGGAAGTAGAAATTTTAACACATTGTAGCCGGAGTGATCTGACAGAGCCCTTAAAGTCGCCCATGTCAACCAAATCCAAGAGGTGAAAAAGTGGGCGTTCGTGATTGAAAGACCCACAGTAGATGGTAAAATGTTCACAATCAGATGGTCTAACGGGTGATTGTAATAGGCGGTTAGGGCGATTGAAGCCGTCCATTCATGGTGCACCTTGTGAGTCCACTTGTACAGCAGTCGGTGATGGAACATTCTGTAATAGCAGGAATAGATTAAATCATagagaaaattgaataaaaatgcgATTTCAGTGTTTAAACCTGTGAGCGTAATAAGCTATGATTTCTTGTATGACAGCGATAATGGCTAAACTGACCACCAATCGCATTAATGTCGGCAATTCTCGGATTGGTGGTGAAGTTCCTTGGAATTTCAGGACGTAGTAACCGACGAATGGTGAACGGAATGGCCACGAAGAATTGGTTGAATAAGTTCAACGCAATTAGCTGGAATAAATTTGATTAAACCCTTCATTCCCGCATTTCTGCGCATTACTAGAATTCGATACTTATTTTCTTAATCTGTAAAATGCGAATTTAACGAATTTAATCGTCTGATACGTTAATCGCTATCCTTATGTAATTTACGTAGATACGTTTGATGGttccaactttgaaaacgccCATGCGAAAGTACATGGAATAATTTAATCACTGGGGTGGAACCTTTTTCGATTATctgattttaatttgattctttaaacctttccttcttttctaaaTAACGCCAAAATATAATTTGAAGGCATCATGTACCGATGTGAGACGTTTTCTGTCAACGGTAACAGTTGGTTGGATTTTGTAACGAATGAGCCACTTGGGCCAGGCGGACATTTCCATGAATAAAAGGGCCAATCCGACCGTCCAGTACAAGACAATGTTCCAACCGTTCATCCCTGTTTTTGTATCAAACGtttagttttaaaataaaattgtttcgtaTAATCTTATAAAGGAAAATACCCTAAACGTAGAGCTTGAAACCGTCATCTCCAATCCAATCGAGAGTTTGATCCCATAAATGTTGCATCCGCATTCCAATGTCGTCCCATCCAGATTTCACGTGATGCCTAACAAATGGCATCAAACGAATGTTAGCTCATAACTTCACACGCAACAAAGTAGAACTACAATCACAGCTTACCACAATGATGGAAGGCTGGCGCACACGACGAGAAGAACCGTAATGACACCGTACATAAGGGCCCATCTATCAGCACTAGATTTCGTTAGAGTCCaacccattttctttctgtctaGAAGTTAGCCAAATCTTAGCGTTAAATCGAAAACTGCTCAACGCAAATCAAACACCTTGATGTGACCGAAGCCAAAACTAGAATCTAGGGATGTGAGAATCAGACATGTCCCTATACACTCTGAGCTTTATACATCATCGCGTTTTATAATGACAGGAAGCCTCAAGCCCTACCctaaatattttataatagCTGTAAAAATATCGATGTATAATATTTAAAGTGTCCAGTCTTCTTAGATTACAGGTATTGGGGTCAAAGTATAAAACTCTAGCGCCACCTGCAGCTTCgccgttattttatttcatggaCTTTTCGCCATACATCGACATCGTTGTGCGTGTGCCGATCTGAACATTGAAGAAGCGCAGATTTATCTTTGATCCTTCAACTCTCTCCGTTTCGTCGCAAAAGGAATTATACAGCacgtaaaaacaacaaaagagtGACACAGATAAACAATGTGACGTTTTTACGGTCCCTTCGAGACATTTAGACGACAGTTAAACTCAGGTAATCTCTTGTCATACACAACGTTATTCGTaactggaaaacaaaataagaaattcttAGAAGCTAAAAACagatgaatttatttttgacaTGGCTCAAAATGTCTGTCGCTTAACTTTAGAAAATATATCAGTTGAAATAAGGGAAAAGTTGTAATTAGTTTTAAAAGTTTTCTAATAATGCGGGGCCGGGGATGAAAACGGGGTTATTGACTGTAAAGAAAACTTTCATCAAACAAAATAACCTGAATAAAGTCATTAATATTATTACAGATCTGCATTCGATGAGTTCCAAACCACTTGACGATACAacaggaaattcattttcacttTGGATTACGACGATTATTTATAGTTTTATACTGGATTATATGTGTTTCATAAAAATGTTCGTGGGTGTTGATCCGTTGCTAGGTAActgcaaacattttttaaagaagtgcTTGAGGTAATAACCTATCCATCATATTTTACTTGGCGTCCCTGTCAAGGGTTTGGCAAATGAACCGCTGGCAACTTCAGGACGTTaacatttgaagaaaaaaaacgagagaaaGTTGTATTCGTGCGAGTGTTTTGAATAGTTCAACGAGTAGCTGGAAGGATCCGCCATCGCACCTGTTGAAAACGTAGACGTTATGAACAGCACCAAAGTTAATTGGCGTTTCATGATTCGGCGCATTACAAATTTCAGTCTaaacaattaaaagaaaaagttttctttcacAATTGTTAAATATTCATCGGCACGTCATCAACAGATTTTCCCCTTTAATAATCGTCGTGAAAAAATTTGAcgatatttcgaaaaaaaaactcccgcGATACAATCACAATTGGCTACatcttaaaattaaaatttagaaagTGACGGTGACgccgttttggaaataaaaaaagggtttgTATTTCGTCAGTTAAGTTCCGTTTGTATGTTTAATAGAATCAAATACTTGTATCACATACTCTATTATAATTCCGAATGAAATGTAAtggcattttattttgtatagATTGTTCCCAGCATATGTCGGATATGATTTCTGATTTCGacctataaaaaaattaaaaatcagccGGCCGCCACGTATGGAAGGATGCGCTGCAACAGAGACGGTACTCCCAAATCTGTCCAGAATTGTTCcaaatcccttttttttttccaaatttaaaCATACCAATTTAATTACAGGCGTCGGAAATCATGTTAGATTTGGAGAAACTTACAAATGAACTTCTTCGACCGAGGCTAAGAAAATGGACAGGGCACCGACGAAAACCAACGCCATATTTCCAGTGCGCTTCCAGAGTGATTTGTTTGATTCCAGGATGGCTTCCATTATTCCAATATCCCCGGCTCCCCTTGACGACGACGTTGAATTTGGCCCCTCCAACttggaaaaatcgaaaatcacTTAAGATTGTTCTGTGTGAACTGCTGCCGGACAATTTCTGCTCGAGAACTTGATGGAACGACTGGCGATCCAGCAAGTAAGTTCGGCTGACATGAACTGACTGGATGTTGGAGTATTCACTGATGCTGGCCAGGGCAACTCTGCCCTTCTATATAAAGGGCAGGGAAAGGGGGAGGTGGCTTACTGGATAGTAGGAGCACGTAGCGGTAGCACCATTAGATAAATACATGTATGTCTCTGACGCGGGCGAACTTTGCCCCGCTTTGCCCGGATgcaaatttaaacctaagtgAAAGCCCGCCATGTCCCCTACCGTTTGCACTTGCACTTTTTCGTCGTAGATGTTTCGACTCGATTACCATTTGACAACGGTAGCACCTGTATATATACGCACACTCATTCCTTTACAGTGTAACAATCTGTACACAAGTGCTTGTATATTTATAGTCTGTTGTTATTCTATTTAGAATTTCActttccctctctctttctgctGGCGTTTCTCAGTCTCCGCACACTTTCACGTCTCGTCAATAGAATTGACCCCTTATACATTTGATTGTAGACAAACCATTTACCTTGAATTTTGAGGTGTGTATATAGCTAGCAAGATGACAATACAGCGTGTTGCTTGGCCGGATAGTTTTCCAACCGGTTGGTTCTACCATAAGCAGTCGCGGGGGGTGTGtgcatttcttctttcaaaaaaatatagctACAAGCAGTATTTAATATAGCTATAGCTAGTATCAGGATTTAACCACGGCCATGAGAGATTGATCATAAACAAGTTAAGAGACTCATCTATAGATACGCAGTCTGATGTTTTATGCTAAAATAACTGGCCCTGATCTAAAACTTATGTCCGTCTGACGTTACAATTCAAACATCAGAGGGCAGTGTGGATGGAAATCTATTCGGGTCGTGTAatattataaataataaacccCAATAAACTATTCCTCtacttttttcccctctctttTCAGCCACCAAAAAGCTGTTCGGCTTTAACCTAGATTTCTCCGACGTAGTCTGGGACGTCTGGGACCTGCTGGAACGCCACCAAGGGCTCATCCTTTTTGATGGTTATCGCCTGATCTACGTGATCGCAGTCACGTAGACCACTGGAAGAACTTTATTGGGGGAATTTCATCTAGCACAAGCAG encodes the following:
- the LOC124313759 gene encoding fatty acid hydroxylase domain-containing protein 2-like, with translation MRLVVSLAIIAVIQEIIAYYAHRMFHHRLLYKWTHKVHHEWTASIALTAYYNHPLDHLIVNILPSTVGLSITNAHFFTSWIWLTWATLRALSDHSGYNVLKFLLPRRHDFHHHKFTACFGVWGPLDYLHNAENLFQKNLASLKAKKKSQQ